One part of the Streptomyces lydicus genome encodes these proteins:
- a CDS encoding flavin-containing monooxygenase, whose protein sequence is MAEREQQHVRVAVIGSGFGGLGAAVRLRRQGITDFVVLERAGSVGGTWRDNSYPGCACDVPSHLYSFSFAPNPEWPRNFSGQEHIRAYLERVTDTFGLRPHLRFNAEVRGLRWSSSALHWEIETASGALTADVVVSATGPLSDPKLPDVPGLDTFPGKVFHSARWDHDYDLRGKRVAMIGTGASAIQIVPAIQPEVSRLTLFQRTPPWVLPRADRRISAAEKWLHTKVPATRAARRGLLWGIRELQVSAFTKRPNELGLIEFLAKSHLRKAIKDPAMRAALTPDYRIGCKRILLSNTYYPALARPNVDLVPAGLKEVRGATLVAADGSETEADAIVFGTGFHVTDMPIAQRVTGVNGTTLAEEWKDGMAALRGASAAGFPNFLTLIGPNTGLGNSSMILMIEAQLNYMADFLRQLDVLGGKIALNARQSAVDEWTRKIQRRMERTVWNTGGCDSWYLDANGRNTTAWPGTTAEFRKVTRQVDLAEYEVLRPPGAAVGASDGARAEVAV, encoded by the coding sequence ATGGCCGAGCGCGAGCAGCAGCACGTGCGGGTGGCGGTGATCGGATCGGGCTTCGGTGGACTGGGGGCGGCCGTACGGCTGCGCCGCCAGGGAATCACCGACTTCGTGGTCCTGGAGAGGGCCGGCTCGGTGGGCGGTACCTGGCGGGACAACAGCTATCCGGGGTGTGCGTGCGACGTGCCGTCGCACCTGTACTCCTTCTCGTTCGCCCCCAACCCCGAATGGCCGCGGAACTTCTCCGGGCAGGAGCACATCCGTGCCTACCTGGAGCGGGTGACGGACACCTTCGGGCTGCGGCCGCACCTCCGGTTCAACGCGGAGGTGCGCGGCCTGCGGTGGAGCAGCAGCGCGCTGCACTGGGAGATCGAGACGGCGAGCGGGGCGCTGACCGCGGACGTGGTCGTCTCCGCCACCGGGCCGCTGTCGGACCCGAAGCTCCCGGACGTCCCGGGGCTCGACACGTTCCCCGGGAAGGTCTTCCACTCCGCCCGCTGGGACCACGACTACGACCTGCGCGGCAAGCGGGTCGCCATGATCGGCACCGGCGCCTCGGCGATCCAGATCGTCCCCGCCATCCAGCCGGAGGTGAGCCGGCTGACCCTCTTCCAGCGCACCCCGCCCTGGGTGCTGCCGCGCGCCGACCGCAGGATCAGCGCGGCCGAGAAGTGGCTGCACACCAAGGTGCCCGCGACCCGGGCCGCGCGCCGCGGACTGCTGTGGGGCATCCGGGAGTTGCAGGTCAGCGCCTTCACCAAGCGGCCCAACGAACTGGGCCTGATCGAATTCCTGGCGAAGAGCCACCTGCGCAAGGCGATCAAGGACCCCGCGATGCGGGCCGCGCTGACGCCGGACTACCGCATCGGGTGCAAGCGGATACTGCTGTCCAACACCTACTACCCGGCGCTGGCCCGGCCGAATGTGGACCTCGTCCCGGCGGGGCTGAAGGAGGTGCGCGGCGCCACGCTCGTCGCGGCCGACGGGAGCGAGACGGAGGCCGACGCGATCGTCTTCGGCACCGGCTTCCACGTGACGGACATGCCGATCGCCCAGCGGGTCACCGGGGTGAACGGGACGACGCTGGCCGAGGAGTGGAAGGACGGGATGGCGGCGCTGCGCGGTGCCAGCGCGGCCGGGTTCCCGAACTTCCTGACCCTCATCGGGCCCAACACCGGGCTGGGGAACAGCTCGATGATCCTGATGATCGAGGCGCAGCTGAACTACATGGCGGACTTCCTGCGGCAGCTGGACGTCCTCGGCGGGAAGATCGCGCTGAACGCCCGGCAGTCCGCGGTGGACGAGTGGACCCGGAAGATCCAGCGGAGGATGGAGCGGACGGTGTGGAACACCGGCGGGTGCGACAGCTGGTACCTCGACGCCAACGGGCGGAACACCACCGCCTGGCCGGGCACCACCGCGGAGTTCAGGAAGGTGACGCGGCAGGTCGACCTCGCCGAGTACGAGGTGCTGCGGCCGCCGGGGGCCGCCGTCGGCGCGTCCGACGGCGCGCGGGCGGAGGTGGCCGTATGA
- a CDS encoding alpha/beta fold hydrolase, translating to MSRRPGHVTTGPYAPPVPRGTVTLTSADGARIHAEIHGPEDAPAVVLAHGWTCSTAFWAPVVRDLSADHKVVVYDQRGHGRSPAAVPAGHSTEALADDLVAVLEGTLAPDERAVVGGHSMGGMTIMAAAGRPQLRARAAAVLLCSTGSAGLAAESRVFPLRSPGGRRRAHRLLLGSRAPLGPVSPLTRSALKYATMGPGATAEQVEACARIVHACPAGVRARWGHVLYGLELTGGLGALEMPAEVIAGTADRLTPPVHARRMASVLPDLRRLTELPGLGHMTPIEDPGAVAGRLRVLVRDHLPAAGADDGPAAAAPGIPDQAPRAARQQKESTT from the coding sequence ATGAGCCGCCGGCCCGGACACGTCACGACCGGCCCCTACGCACCGCCGGTGCCGCGCGGGACGGTGACCCTCACCTCGGCCGACGGCGCCCGGATCCACGCCGAGATCCACGGCCCCGAGGACGCCCCGGCCGTCGTGCTGGCGCACGGCTGGACCTGCTCGACCGCCTTCTGGGCGCCGGTCGTCCGCGACCTGTCCGCCGACCACAAGGTCGTCGTCTACGACCAGCGGGGCCACGGCCGCAGCCCGGCCGCCGTCCCGGCCGGCCACAGCACCGAGGCGCTCGCCGACGACCTGGTCGCCGTACTGGAGGGGACCCTCGCGCCGGACGAACGCGCGGTGGTGGGCGGCCACTCCATGGGCGGCATGACGATCATGGCCGCCGCCGGGCGCCCGCAGCTGCGCGCCCGGGCCGCCGCCGTCCTGCTGTGCAGCACCGGCAGCGCCGGACTCGCCGCCGAATCGCGGGTGTTCCCGCTGCGCAGCCCGGGCGGCCGGCGCCGCGCCCACCGGCTGCTGCTGGGCTCCCGCGCCCCGCTCGGCCCCGTGTCGCCGCTCACCAGAAGCGCGTTGAAGTACGCCACGATGGGCCCCGGCGCCACCGCCGAGCAGGTCGAAGCCTGTGCGCGGATCGTGCACGCCTGCCCGGCGGGCGTCCGGGCCCGCTGGGGCCACGTGCTGTACGGCCTGGAACTGACCGGCGGACTGGGCGCCCTGGAGATGCCGGCGGAGGTCATCGCGGGCACCGCGGACCGGCTGACGCCGCCGGTGCACGCCCGCCGGATGGCCTCCGTCCTGCCCGACCTCCGCCGGCTGACCGAACTGCCGGGGCTGGGCCACATGACCCCCATCGAGGACCCCGGCGCGGTCGCCGGCCGGCTGCGCGTGCTCGTACGGGACCACCTGCCGGCGGCCGGCGCCGACGACGGGCCGGCCGCGGCCGCCCCCGGAATCCCCGACCAGGCCCCCCGGGCCGCACGGCAGCAGAAGGAGAGCACGACATGA
- a CDS encoding SDR family oxidoreductase, translating to MTGKLQGQVVVVTGAARGVGALLARKLSARGATLALVGLEPDELRAVAASLHGPAHHWHADVTDHEAMARVAGEVKDRFGKVDVVVANAGVATGGPFVDSDPVAWKRVIEVNLIGGAVTGRAFLPVLMESRGYFLQIASLAAITPAPMMTAYCASKSGVEAFAHSLRAEVGHKGVRVGVGYLSWTDTDMVRGADQDDVMRELRSRLPWPANKTYPLGPAVDRIVAGVERRSAHVYGQWWLRGMQSLRGYLPALIGTVGQREMRRFGERLDGMRVGLVGAGGEADEKARADR from the coding sequence ATGACCGGGAAACTGCAGGGACAGGTCGTCGTGGTGACCGGCGCGGCACGCGGGGTCGGCGCGCTGCTGGCCCGCAAGCTGTCGGCGCGCGGCGCGACGCTGGCGCTGGTCGGCCTGGAGCCGGACGAGCTGCGCGCGGTCGCCGCCTCGCTGCACGGCCCCGCGCACCACTGGCACGCCGATGTCACCGACCACGAGGCGATGGCCCGGGTGGCCGGCGAGGTCAAGGACCGCTTCGGGAAGGTTGACGTGGTCGTCGCCAACGCCGGGGTGGCGACCGGCGGGCCGTTCGTCGACTCCGACCCGGTCGCCTGGAAGCGGGTCATCGAGGTCAACCTGATCGGCGGCGCGGTCACCGGCCGGGCCTTCCTGCCCGTACTGATGGAGTCCCGCGGCTACTTCCTGCAGATCGCCTCGCTCGCCGCGATCACCCCGGCCCCGATGATGACCGCGTACTGCGCGTCCAAGTCGGGTGTCGAAGCCTTCGCCCACAGCCTGCGCGCCGAGGTCGGCCACAAGGGCGTACGGGTCGGAGTCGGCTATCTGAGCTGGACCGACACCGACATGGTGCGGGGCGCCGACCAGGACGACGTGATGCGCGAGTTGCGCTCCCGGCTGCCCTGGCCGGCGAACAAGACCTATCCGCTGGGCCCCGCCGTCGACCGGATCGTCGCGGGCGTCGAGCGTCGTTCCGCGCACGTCTACGGGCAGTGGTGGCTGCGCGGGATGCAGTCGCTGCGCGGGTATCTGCCCGCGCTCATCGGCACGGTGGGCCAGCGCGAGATGCGGCGGTTCGGGGAGCGCCTGGACGGGATGCGGGTCGGCCTGGTCGGCGCGGGCGGAGAGGCGGACGAGAAGGCGCGCGCGGACCGGTAG
- a CDS encoding S41 family peptidase, whose amino-acid sequence MPTTPPAPPGGYLRFPHLHGELLCFAAEDDLWVAPLAPDGQEPGRAWRLTVDRTRVGHPRFSPDGRHIAFTTWRSLDPEVHLAPVEGGPARRLTYWGSTDARVCGWTPPDHEGASHVLAVSSHGQPFSYYSWAYSVPTDGSPGGKLPWGPVADIAVSEVDGERRTLLLTGKPPHEPASWKRYRGGAMGRMWLHGTRLLPELYGHLDSVMFVGGRIAFLSDHEGIANVYSCLPDGTDLRRHTDHADFYARHASTDGERIVYQCAGDLWLVDDLGPDAVPRKLAVRLGGPRAGRRTYQVPAASHVTSLAVDTTGRASAIGVRGSLYWLTHRDGPARTIHDTPGVRVRLPEMLGSTGRIAYVTDAEGDDSVEITNLPRASAPGEPRRLAVGQLGRVHEMASSPDGERLAVASNDGRLLLVDVTRPDEEPTEEDRSAEEQAAGPGGVTELIRSTNGPVRDLAFSPDSRWLTWSHPGIGRSLRLIKMARLSDRHVVDVTNGRFEDEQPVFTRDGRYLAFLSWRGFDPVYDVHTGDLSFPLGCRPYLVPLSSATPSPFALSPEGRPAAGGLDPDENPPPGGEGPVLVEVEGLENRVTPFPVAASKYSSLQPVSGGGLVWLRWPISGALGETFANPDNTSGKPTLEHFDLTKARRTELTSSLDGFAVSRDATRLVVNDEGELRAVPATEPGDSDSTVYLDLRRILHDVDPGAEWRQGFEEAGRIIRAYFWDPRLSGIDWDAILAQYRPLVERVASPDEFADLLREVMGELGTSHAYVTGARRNEGPPHYQRAIGLLGANLVQRDGRWILQRILPGESSDSKARSPLAGTGIREESALTHVDGRPVDPVTGPAPLLAAAGGTTVELTFAPADGDGPARRVAVVPLIDERPLRYQDWVARRRAVVRELSGGRCGYLHIPDMGGSGWAQFNRDLRKEVARPALIVDVRGNAGGNISELVIEKLTRTIIGWDLTRDAEPVSYAGNAPRGPVVAVADEMTSSDGDMITAAFKLLGIGPVVGMRTWGGVVGMTGRHRLADGTAITVPMNAAWFRLYGWDVENHGVEPDIETLRSPMHWAEGRHPTLGVAVRTALELLERHPAATPPDLSDVPDRRRPPLPPRNAGEEEGAEGA is encoded by the coding sequence ATGCCGACCACGCCCCCCGCGCCGCCCGGCGGGTACCTGCGCTTTCCGCATCTGCACGGCGAGCTGCTCTGCTTCGCCGCGGAGGACGATCTGTGGGTGGCGCCGCTCGCCCCGGACGGGCAGGAGCCCGGCCGCGCCTGGCGGCTGACGGTCGACCGCACGCGGGTCGGCCACCCCCGCTTCTCGCCGGACGGCCGGCACATCGCCTTCACCACCTGGCGCAGCCTCGACCCCGAGGTGCATCTCGCCCCGGTCGAGGGCGGCCCCGCCCGCCGGCTGACGTACTGGGGCAGCACGGACGCCCGGGTGTGCGGCTGGACGCCGCCCGACCACGAGGGCGCCTCGCACGTCCTCGCGGTCTCCTCGCACGGCCAGCCGTTCTCGTACTACTCGTGGGCCTACAGCGTGCCCACGGACGGCAGCCCGGGCGGCAAGCTGCCCTGGGGGCCGGTCGCCGACATCGCGGTGTCCGAGGTCGACGGGGAGCGCCGCACGCTGCTGCTCACCGGCAAACCGCCGCACGAGCCCGCGTCCTGGAAGCGCTACCGGGGCGGCGCGATGGGCCGGATGTGGCTGCACGGCACCCGGCTGCTGCCCGAGCTGTACGGGCACCTCGACTCGGTGATGTTCGTCGGCGGGCGGATCGCCTTCCTCTCCGACCACGAGGGCATCGCCAACGTCTACTCCTGTCTGCCGGACGGCACCGATCTGCGCCGGCACACCGACCACGCCGACTTCTACGCCCGGCACGCCTCGACCGACGGCGAGCGGATCGTCTACCAGTGCGCCGGTGACCTCTGGCTGGTCGACGACCTCGGCCCGGACGCCGTACCGCGCAAGCTGGCGGTGCGGCTGGGCGGGCCGCGGGCCGGCCGGCGCACCTACCAGGTCCCGGCCGCCTCGCACGTCACCTCGCTCGCGGTGGACACCACGGGCCGGGCCAGCGCGATCGGCGTACGCGGCAGCCTGTACTGGCTCACCCACCGCGACGGCCCGGCCCGGACGATCCACGACACCCCGGGCGTCCGCGTCCGGCTGCCCGAGATGCTGGGCTCCACCGGCCGGATCGCCTACGTCACCGACGCCGAGGGCGACGACAGCGTCGAAATCACCAACCTGCCGCGGGCCAGCGCGCCGGGCGAGCCGCGCCGGCTGGCCGTGGGGCAGCTGGGCCGGGTCCACGAGATGGCCTCGTCACCCGACGGCGAGCGGCTGGCGGTGGCCTCGAACGACGGCCGGCTGCTGCTGGTGGACGTGACCCGGCCGGACGAGGAGCCGACCGAGGAGGACCGCAGTGCGGAGGAGCAGGCCGCCGGGCCCGGTGGTGTCACCGAGCTGATCCGCTCCACCAACGGCCCGGTCCGCGACCTGGCCTTCTCCCCCGACTCCCGCTGGCTGACCTGGTCGCACCCGGGCATCGGCCGCTCGCTGCGGCTGATCAAGATGGCCCGGCTGTCCGACCGGCACGTCGTGGACGTCACCAACGGCCGCTTCGAGGACGAGCAGCCGGTCTTCACCCGCGACGGCCGCTACCTGGCCTTCCTGTCCTGGCGCGGCTTCGACCCGGTCTACGACGTGCACACCGGCGACCTGTCCTTCCCGCTGGGCTGCCGCCCCTACCTCGTACCGCTGTCCTCGGCGACCCCCTCGCCGTTCGCCCTGTCGCCGGAGGGGCGGCCCGCGGCGGGCGGCCTGGACCCGGACGAGAACCCTCCGCCGGGCGGGGAGGGGCCGGTGCTGGTCGAGGTGGAGGGGCTGGAGAACCGGGTCACGCCGTTCCCGGTGGCGGCCTCGAAGTACTCCTCGCTGCAACCGGTCAGCGGGGGCGGGCTGGTGTGGCTGCGCTGGCCGATCTCCGGCGCGCTGGGCGAGACGTTCGCCAATCCCGACAACACCTCCGGCAAGCCCACCCTCGAACACTTCGACCTGACCAAGGCGCGCCGCACCGAACTCACCAGCTCCCTCGACGGTTTCGCGGTCAGCCGCGACGCCACCCGGCTGGTCGTCAACGACGAGGGCGAGCTGCGCGCGGTGCCCGCGACCGAGCCGGGGGACAGCGATTCGACGGTCTACCTGGACCTGCGGCGCATCCTGCACGACGTGGACCCCGGGGCCGAGTGGCGCCAGGGGTTCGAGGAGGCGGGCCGGATCATCCGGGCGTACTTCTGGGACCCGCGGCTGTCCGGCATCGACTGGGACGCGATCCTCGCGCAGTACCGGCCGCTGGTCGAACGGGTCGCCTCCCCCGACGAGTTCGCCGACCTGCTGCGCGAGGTGATGGGCGAGCTGGGCACCTCCCACGCGTACGTCACCGGCGCGCGGCGCAACGAGGGGCCGCCGCACTACCAGCGGGCCATCGGCCTGCTCGGCGCCAACCTGGTGCAGCGGGACGGGCGTTGGATCCTGCAGCGCATCCTGCCCGGCGAGTCCTCGGACTCCAAGGCGCGCTCCCCGCTGGCCGGTACGGGCATCCGCGAGGAGTCCGCGCTCACCCATGTCGACGGCCGCCCGGTGGACCCGGTCACCGGCCCCGCGCCGCTGCTGGCCGCGGCCGGCGGCACCACCGTCGAGCTGACCTTCGCCCCGGCCGACGGCGACGGCCCCGCCCGCCGGGTCGCGGTGGTCCCGCTGATCGACGAGCGGCCGCTGCGCTACCAGGACTGGGTCGCCCGCCGCCGCGCCGTGGTGCGCGAGCTGAGCGGCGGCCGGTGCGGCTACCTGCACATCCCCGACATGGGCGGGTCGGGCTGGGCACAGTTCAACCGCGATCTGCGCAAGGAGGTCGCCCGGCCCGCACTGATCGTGGACGTACGGGGCAACGCCGGCGGCAACATCTCCGAGCTGGTGATCGAGAAGCTGACCCGCACCATCATCGGCTGGGACCTGACCCGCGACGCCGAGCCGGTCTCGTACGCCGGCAACGCCCCGCGCGGCCCGGTCGTCGCGGTCGCCGACGAGATGACCTCGTCCGACGGCGACATGATCACCGCGGCGTTCAAGCTGCTCGGCATCGGCCCGGTGGTCGGCATGCGCACCTGGGGCGGGGTGGTCGGGATGACCGGCCGGCACCGGCTCGCGGACGGCACCGCGATCACCGTGCCGATGAACGCCGCGTGGTTCCGGCTCTACGGCTGGGACGTGGAGAACCACGGCGTCGAGCCGGACATCGAGACGCTGCGCTCCCCGATGCACTGGGCCGAGGGCCGGCACCCGACGCTGGGCGTGGCCGTGCGCACCGCGCTGGAGCTGCTGGAGCGGCATCCGGCGGCGACGCCGCCGGACCTGTCGGACGTGCCGGACCGGCGACGGCCCCCGCTGCCGCCGCGGAACGCCGGCGAGGAGGAGGGGGCCGAGGGGGCCTGA
- a CDS encoding energy-coupling factor ABC transporter permease, which translates to MHVPDGFINAPVSVATGALAAAAVAVSLRGARRELAGTGQGGGAGAERTAPLAGLVAAFIFAVQMLNFPVAAGTSGHLLGGALAAILVGPYTGVLCVSVVLLMQGVLFADGGLTALGVNITDMAIVTTVVAYGLFRVLVKVLPRSRRSITVASFVSALVSVPAAAVAFTALYALGGTADVPIGKVFTAMVGVHVLIGIGEAAITALTVGAVIAVRPDLVHGARGLTAPLELRTSPLTDAGAAPAATTPDPAPAPAPAAAPRRSVRRVWLAGLAAALVCAGGVSYYASASPDGLEKVAHDQGIDAKAKDHAAKDSPLADYSVKDITDPRLSGGLAGVIGVGATLAVGTGVFVVLRRRRNAADARPAAEAPAERA; encoded by the coding sequence ATGCACGTACCCGATGGATTCATCAATGCGCCGGTGTCGGTGGCGACCGGTGCGCTCGCCGCGGCCGCCGTCGCCGTCAGCCTGCGCGGCGCCCGCCGGGAGCTGGCGGGTACGGGCCAGGGCGGCGGCGCGGGCGCGGAGCGTACGGCGCCGCTGGCCGGTCTGGTGGCGGCCTTCATCTTCGCCGTGCAGATGCTGAACTTCCCGGTCGCGGCCGGTACCAGCGGGCACCTGCTCGGCGGTGCCCTCGCGGCGATACTCGTCGGCCCGTACACCGGCGTGCTGTGCGTCTCGGTCGTGCTGCTGATGCAGGGCGTGCTGTTCGCCGACGGCGGGCTGACCGCGCTGGGCGTCAACATCACCGACATGGCGATCGTGACCACCGTGGTCGCCTACGGCCTGTTCCGCGTGCTGGTCAAGGTGCTGCCGCGGAGCCGCCGCTCGATCACCGTCGCCTCGTTCGTCTCCGCGCTGGTCTCGGTGCCGGCCGCCGCCGTCGCCTTCACCGCGCTCTACGCCCTGGGCGGCACGGCCGACGTGCCGATCGGCAAGGTCTTCACCGCCATGGTCGGGGTGCACGTACTGATCGGCATCGGCGAGGCCGCGATCACCGCGCTGACGGTGGGCGCCGTGATCGCCGTACGCCCGGACCTGGTCCACGGCGCGCGCGGCCTGACCGCGCCGCTGGAACTGCGGACCTCGCCGCTGACCGACGCCGGCGCCGCCCCGGCGGCCACCACCCCCGACCCGGCCCCGGCCCCCGCCCCGGCCGCCGCCCCGCGCCGGTCCGTCCGCCGCGTCTGGCTGGCCGGCCTCGCCGCCGCCCTGGTCTGCGCCGGCGGCGTCAGCTACTACGCCTCCGCCAGCCCCGACGGCCTGGAGAAGGTCGCCCACGACCAGGGCATCGACGCCAAGGCGAAGGACCACGCCGCCAAGGACTCCCCGCTCGCCGACTACAGCGTCAAGGACATCACCGACCCGCGGCTGTCCGGCGGCCTCGCCGGCGTCATCGGCGTCGGCGCGACGCTGGCCGTCGGCACCGGCGTGTTCGTCGTGCTGCGCCGCCGCAGGAACGCGGCCGACGCCCGGCCGGCCGCCGAGGCCCCCGCGGAACGGGCCTGA
- the cbiQ gene encoding cobalt ECF transporter T component CbiQ, which translates to MGAGHAHKLYRHGHSPVHALPAHCKIAAVFCFVLVVVSTPREAVWAFGLYALLIAAAAGAARIPAGFLLKRLLIEVPFVAFAVLMPFVAEGPRVHVAGLGLSVSGLWGAWNILAKGTLGVAASVLLASTTELRELLLGLQRLRMPPLLVQIASFMIRYGDVITDEMRRMRIARLSRGFEARGVRHWGVLAKSAGALFIRSYERGERVHLAMVSRGYTGTMPVIDATTATRTQWTRAAVLPLAALAVCLLGWTL; encoded by the coding sequence ATGGGCGCCGGCCACGCCCACAAGCTCTACCGGCACGGCCACTCGCCGGTGCACGCCCTGCCCGCACACTGCAAGATCGCCGCGGTCTTCTGCTTCGTGCTGGTCGTCGTCTCCACCCCGCGCGAGGCGGTCTGGGCCTTCGGTCTCTACGCCCTGCTGATCGCGGCCGCCGCCGGGGCGGCCCGGATCCCGGCCGGGTTCCTGCTCAAGCGGCTGCTGATCGAGGTGCCGTTCGTCGCCTTCGCCGTCCTCATGCCGTTCGTGGCCGAGGGCCCGCGCGTCCATGTCGCCGGGCTCGGCCTGAGCGTCTCCGGCCTCTGGGGCGCCTGGAACATCCTCGCCAAGGGGACGCTCGGCGTCGCCGCGTCGGTGCTCCTCGCCTCCACCACCGAGCTGCGGGAACTCCTGCTCGGCCTGCAGCGGCTGCGGATGCCGCCGCTGCTCGTCCAGATCGCCTCCTTCATGATCCGCTACGGCGACGTGATCACCGACGAGATGCGGCGGATGCGGATCGCCCGGCTCTCCCGCGGCTTCGAGGCCCGCGGGGTACGCCACTGGGGCGTGCTCGCCAAGTCCGCCGGCGCGCTGTTCATCCGCTCCTACGAGCGCGGCGAACGCGTCCACCTCGCCATGGTCAGCCGCGGCTACACCGGCACCATGCCCGTCATCGACGCGACCACCGCCACCCGCACACAATGGACCCGCGCGGCCGTCCTCCCGCTCGCCGCGCTCGCCGTCTGCCTCCTGGGATGGACCCTTTGA
- a CDS encoding energy-coupling factor ABC transporter ATP-binding protein, with protein MSTTTPAPAPSLHVSGLAYAYPDGHQALFGVDLTVARGERVALLGPNGAGKTTLVLHLNGILEAGAGSVAVAGLPVAKGNLAEIRRRVGIVFQDPDDQLFMPTVREDVAFGPAAAGLRGAELDARVTEALTRVGMADFADRPPHHLSFGQRRRVAVATVLAMRPEILVLDEPSSNLDPASRRELADILRSLDVTVLMVTHDLPYALELCPRSVVLSGGVLVADGTTQELLCDEELMRNHRLELPFGFDPRSVTVPR; from the coding sequence TTGAGTACCACCACGCCCGCGCCCGCCCCCTCCCTGCACGTCTCCGGCCTCGCCTACGCCTACCCCGACGGCCACCAGGCCCTCTTCGGCGTCGACCTGACCGTCGCCCGCGGCGAACGGGTCGCCCTCCTCGGCCCCAACGGCGCCGGCAAGACCACCCTCGTCCTGCACCTCAACGGCATCCTCGAAGCGGGCGCCGGCAGCGTCGCGGTGGCCGGGCTGCCGGTCGCCAAGGGCAACCTCGCGGAGATCCGCCGTCGGGTCGGCATCGTCTTCCAGGACCCCGACGACCAGCTGTTCATGCCCACCGTCCGCGAGGACGTCGCCTTCGGCCCGGCCGCCGCGGGCCTGCGCGGCGCGGAACTCGACGCCCGGGTCACCGAGGCGCTCACCCGCGTCGGCATGGCCGACTTCGCCGACCGCCCGCCGCACCACCTCTCGTTCGGCCAGCGCCGCCGGGTCGCCGTCGCCACGGTGCTCGCGATGCGCCCCGAGATCCTCGTCCTCGACGAGCCGTCCTCCAACCTCGACCCGGCCTCCCGCCGCGAACTCGCCGACATCCTGCGCTCGTTGGACGTCACCGTGCTGATGGTCACCCACGACCTGCCGTACGCGCTGGAGCTGTGCCCGCGCTCCGTCGTGCTGTCCGGTGGCGTACTGGTCGCCGACGGCACCACCCAGGAACTGCTCTGCGACGAGGAACTGATGCGCAACCACCGGTTGGAGCTGCCGTTCGGCTTCGACCCGCGCTCGGTCACCGTCCCCCGCTGA
- a CDS encoding serine hydrolase domain-containing protein: MNGKRETVVDVQGTVEDGFEPVRDAFVANFTGRGERGAAVAVYRHGRKVVDLWGGTKDGDASDAPDAAPWEAGTAQVIRSATKGIAALVPLLLHQRGQLDLDAPVGTYWPEFKAAGKERVLVRHLLTHRAGLPVLDTPLTPEQAIDGVSGPAAVAAQAPAWEPGTDHGYHAQTYSWLLGELVLRVTGRTLGSWIAEEISGPLGLDLWIGLPEAARSRVGRLAALDAPAAPAASGLRVRPKPAVADAYADPASLTSRAFGAISPAPDENAAAYRAAELPASAGIATARSLARCYAALIGAVDGHPRLFAPATLTLARTEESAGLDRTLLVNTRFGLGFMLHGPASPLLAPGSFGHPGRGGALACADPESGLAFGYVTNGMQRNVTADPRAQALLRATSRAAG; encoded by the coding sequence ATGAACGGGAAGCGGGAAACAGTGGTGGACGTCCAGGGCACGGTCGAGGACGGCTTCGAGCCGGTCCGGGACGCCTTCGTGGCCAACTTCACCGGACGCGGGGAGCGCGGCGCGGCGGTCGCCGTCTACCGGCACGGGCGCAAGGTCGTCGACCTGTGGGGCGGGACGAAGGACGGCGACGCCTCCGACGCCCCCGACGCCGCGCCGTGGGAGGCCGGCACCGCGCAGGTGATCCGGTCCGCCACCAAGGGCATCGCCGCCCTCGTCCCGCTGCTGCTGCACCAGCGCGGACAGCTCGACCTCGACGCGCCGGTCGGCACGTACTGGCCCGAGTTCAAGGCCGCCGGCAAGGAGCGGGTTCTCGTCCGCCATCTGCTGACCCACCGCGCCGGGCTGCCCGTCCTGGACACCCCGCTCACCCCGGAGCAGGCCATCGACGGCGTCAGCGGCCCCGCCGCGGTCGCCGCCCAGGCACCCGCCTGGGAGCCCGGCACGGACCACGGCTACCACGCCCAGACCTACAGCTGGCTCCTCGGCGAGCTGGTGCTCCGGGTCACCGGGCGCACCCTCGGCTCCTGGATCGCCGAGGAGATATCCGGGCCGCTCGGCCTCGACCTGTGGATCGGCCTCCCGGAGGCCGCCCGGTCCCGCGTCGGCCGGCTCGCGGCCCTCGACGCGCCGGCGGCGCCCGCCGCGTCCGGCCTGCGCGTCCGCCCCAAGCCGGCGGTCGCCGACGCGTACGCCGACCCCGCCTCGCTGACCAGCCGTGCCTTCGGCGCGATCTCCCCGGCCCCGGACGAGAACGCCGCGGCCTACCGCGCCGCCGAACTCCCCGCCTCCGCGGGCATCGCCACCGCCCGCTCCCTGGCCCGCTGCTACGCCGCGCTGATCGGCGCCGTCGACGGCCACCCCCGCCTCTTCGCGCCCGCGACGCTCACCCTCGCCCGCACCGAGGAGTCCGCCGGCCTCGACCGCACCCTCCTGGTCAACACCCGCTTCGGCCTCGGCTTCATGCTGCACGGCCCGGCCTCACCGCTGCTGGCCCCCGGCTCCTTCGGCCACCCCGGCCGCGGCGGCGCACTGGCCTGCGCCGACCCCGAGAGCGGCCTCGCGTTCGGCTACGTCACCAACGGCATGCAGCGAAACGTCACAGCGGACCCCCGGGCCCAGGCACTGCTGAGAGCCACCTCCCGCGCCGCCGGCTGA